Proteins from a genomic interval of Inediibacterium massiliense:
- a CDS encoding ATP-binding protein, with translation MSILHDKFTREILREYEKIRDEEHKKLEQRKKEVYTKIPKIKEIDDEISKTGILVARAILENPTNYHQAVEKIHEKMEFLKQEKAILLTENNIPIQYFDMNYTCTHCKDTGFGDNGKKCSCFKQKLINQAYQMSNLKNILEKENFQSFDIDLFSNEPFENHELTPKQNMLQLLNICEGFVINFDMASHENLLFYGTTGLGKTFLCNCIAKALLDKGKIVVYQTAFKILEILENYKFNKDKSANIKESYDLLFDCDLLIIDDLGTELTNTFTNTEFFNIINSRLIQDKKIIISTNLSPMEIANTYSDRVFSRIFGKFTILHFYGRDLRWEK, from the coding sequence GTGTCTATCTTGCATGATAAATTTACAAGAGAAATCCTTAGAGAATATGAAAAAATTAGAGATGAAGAACATAAAAAATTAGAGCAAAGAAAAAAAGAAGTTTATACAAAAATTCCAAAAATAAAAGAAATAGATGATGAAATTTCCAAAACAGGCATACTCGTTGCAAGAGCTATTTTAGAAAATCCCACAAATTATCATCAAGCTGTAGAAAAAATTCATGAAAAAATGGAATTTTTGAAACAAGAAAAAGCAATTCTTCTTACAGAGAATAATATTCCAATCCAATATTTTGATATGAATTATACATGTACTCATTGTAAAGATACTGGATTTGGAGATAACGGTAAAAAGTGTAGTTGTTTTAAACAAAAGTTAATCAACCAAGCTTATCAAATGTCTAACTTAAAAAATATATTAGAAAAAGAAAATTTTCAATCCTTTGATATTGATCTGTTTTCTAATGAACCTTTTGAAAATCATGAACTCACCCCTAAACAGAATATGCTCCAACTTTTAAATATCTGTGAAGGATTTGTCATCAACTTTGATATGGCTTCTCATGAAAATCTTCTTTTTTATGGAACAACAGGACTTGGAAAAACATTTTTGTGTAATTGTATCGCAAAAGCACTACTAGATAAAGGAAAAATAGTAGTTTATCAAACCGCTTTTAAAATACTAGAAATATTGGAAAATTATAAATTTAACAAAGACAAATCAGCAAATATAAAAGAAAGCTATGATCTTTTATTTGACTGTGATTTATTAATTATTGATGATTTAGGAACAGAGCTTACAAATACTTTTACGAATACTGAATTTTTTAATATTATCAATAGTAGACTCATTCAAGATAAAAAAATAATTATTTCTACCAATCTATCTCCTATGGAGATTGCCAATACTTATAGCGATCGGGTTTTTTCTAGGATTTTCGGTAAATTTACCATCCTTCATTTTTATGGAAGAGACTTAAGATGGGAGAAATAA
- a CDS encoding response regulator transcription factor, with amino-acid sequence MKILLVEDEVKLSSILHKGLKKQGFVVDTAFDGEEALCHLEINCYDLIILDLNLPKVSGFKVLKTIRESDNLIKVLILSAKNNIEDKVLGLDLGANDYLEKPFDFLELSARIRNLLRWDFTTSDEVITYKDLTIDLGTKTVQQDGTYISLTNKEFGILEYLARNKDRYILPEEIIEHVWDSDADLFSNSYKYHISILKKKLKTKDVIVNIRGKGYKFGGRL; translated from the coding sequence TTGAAAATTCTATTAGTAGAGGACGAAGTAAAACTTTCGTCAATTTTGCACAAAGGATTAAAAAAACAAGGATTTGTAGTTGATACAGCCTTTGATGGGGAAGAAGCTCTATGCCATTTAGAGATCAATTGCTACGACCTTATCATACTTGATCTGAATCTTCCTAAAGTCAGTGGATTTAAAGTACTGAAAACGATAAGGGAAAGTGACAATTTAATAAAAGTTCTTATATTATCCGCTAAAAACAATATTGAAGATAAGGTTTTGGGACTTGATTTGGGTGCAAATGATTATTTAGAAAAACCCTTTGACTTTCTAGAGCTCTCTGCAAGAATAAGGAATCTTCTAAGATGGGATTTTACCACATCCGACGAAGTGATCACTTATAAGGATTTAACCATAGATCTAGGAACAAAAACAGTTCAACAAGATGGTACTTACATTTCTTTAACAAATAAAGAGTTTGGAATACTTGAATATCTAGCTAGAAATAAAGACAGGTATATCTTACCTGAAGAAATCATAGAACATGTTTGGGATAGTGACGCTGATTTATTTTCAAACTCATATAAATATCATATTTCTATCCTTAAAAAAAAGCTTAAAACAAAAGATGTAATCGTAAATATTAGAGGAAAGGGATATAAATTTGGTGGTAGACTATGA
- a CDS encoding sensor histidine kinase — MKSLKIKITLLISSILIITMGLLTGYSILNSNKEFVDPFIELKIPNTPLNQEFLSKDHINNAPKIHNLEISYHIRDAQKAFGYKQIFVMLLIVIGGIVLTYMAILKTLKPLTLLDKTALKIDANNLETQIELPKSKDEVYSLTNSFNTMLARLKSAFEIQKNFAQNAAHELKTPLAVMKSSIQVLELDDHPTIEDYKENLSIMKQSTDDLIKIVRQLLELTNDVDLQKQEIDLDKIIFQCLNSYELKIKQKSISIHTDTKNIRIYSNSSLLKIIISNILSNAIKYNKIKGSISIATYTRHKNVIIVVTDTGIGIPSNSLSHIFETFYRADPSRSKNIDGNGLGLSIVKTACEKLGGDIHINSEVNQGTMVIIKFPMNHN, encoded by the coding sequence ATGAAATCTTTGAAAATAAAAATAACTCTTTTAATTTCTTCTATACTCATAATCACTATGGGCTTATTGACAGGATATAGTATTTTAAATAGTAACAAGGAGTTTGTTGATCCTTTCATTGAACTTAAAATTCCTAATACGCCTTTAAATCAAGAATTTCTCAGCAAGGATCATATAAACAATGCCCCTAAAATCCATAATCTTGAAATATCCTATCATATTAGAGACGCTCAGAAGGCCTTTGGTTATAAGCAAATTTTTGTAATGCTGTTAATAGTTATAGGAGGAATTGTATTAACCTACATGGCTATCTTAAAAACTTTGAAACCTTTGACTTTACTTGATAAAACTGCCTTAAAAATAGATGCAAATAATCTTGAAACACAAATTGAACTGCCAAAATCCAAAGATGAAGTTTATTCTCTAACAAATTCATTTAATACGATGCTTGCTAGGCTTAAATCTGCCTTTGAAATACAAAAAAATTTTGCACAAAATGCAGCACATGAACTTAAAACTCCTCTTGCTGTTATGAAATCTTCTATACAAGTTTTAGAATTAGATGATCATCCAACAATAGAAGATTATAAGGAAAATCTTTCGATTATGAAACAAAGTACAGATGATCTTATTAAAATAGTAAGACAACTTTTGGAGCTTACCAATGATGTTGATCTACAAAAACAGGAAATAGATTTAGATAAAATTATTTTTCAATGTCTAAATAGTTATGAACTAAAAATCAAACAAAAATCAATTTCCATACATACAGATACTAAAAATATAAGAATATATTCTAATTCTTCTCTACTGAAAATTATTATTTCAAATATACTCTCAAATGCAATAAAATATAATAAAATCAAGGGTTCTATAAGCATTGCTACTTATACGAGACATAAAAATGTAATCATTGTTGTTACAGATACAGGAATAGGAATTCCATCCAATAGTCTATCCCATATCTTTGAAACCTTCTACAGAGCAGACCCTTCCCGCTCTAAAAATATAGATGGAAATGGCTTAGGATTGTCAATTGTAAAAACTGCATGTGAAAAACTGGGGGGAGATATCCATATAAATAGTGAGGTAAATCAAGGAACGATGGTAATCATAAAATTTCCAATGAATCACAATTAA
- a CDS encoding IS3 family transposase (programmed frameshift) encodes MSQNGIRYSDEFKQQILDLYNAGTSVIELSREYGVSTVTIYKWIKALSPINVSEEETMTMKEYKTMKKRIAQLEMENEILKKGYRHIRKKTVDEIIKFINTNQQKYTVKLICKVLKFSRSTYYKALFRVPSNRQLESQNLKTKIKAIYLESKKRYGAPKIQKILEVKGHYASLKRVQRFMASMNLYSIVVKKYRHHSSKVDILERENILNQDFKSSTINQKWCTDITYIHTIKDGWTYLASVMDIYSKKIIGYAYDKSMTAELAVKAVKNACLNVKNTEGILLHSDLGTQYTSQLFKDYLSEKGIIHSFSRKGNPYDNACIESFHSVLKKEEIHHHKYYDFKMASRAVFEYIESWYNRKRIHSSIGYMTPQAVYEAALGIA; translated from the exons ATGTCCCAAAATGGTATTCGATACTCTGATGAATTTAAGCAACAAATCTTAGATCTCTATAATGCTGGAACATCGGTAATAGAATTAAGTCGTGAATATGGCGTATCAACTGTAACTATATATAAATGGATTAAAGCTCTTTCTCCTATTAATGTTTCAGAAGAAGAAACAATGACTATGAAAGAATATAAAACAATGAAAAAGCGTATTGCCCAGCTTGAAATGGAGAATGAAATCTTAAAAAAAG GCTACCGCCATATTCGCAAGAAAACAGTAGATGAAATTATAAAATTTATCAATACAAATCAACAAAAATATACCGTAAAACTTATATGCAAAGTCTTAAAGTTTTCTAGAAGTACCTACTATAAGGCTCTATTTAGAGTACCTTCAAATAGACAATTAGAATCTCAAAATTTAAAAACAAAGATCAAGGCAATTTACTTAGAAAGCAAAAAACGTTATGGAGCCCCTAAGATCCAAAAGATTCTAGAAGTCAAAGGTCACTATGCAAGTCTTAAGAGAGTACAACGTTTTATGGCTTCTATGAACCTATATTCTATTGTTGTAAAAAAATATCGTCATCATTCTTCAAAAGTAGATATTTTAGAACGAGAAAACATATTGAATCAAGATTTTAAAAGCTCTACAATCAATCAGAAATGGTGTACAGATATAACGTATATACATACAATAAAAGATGGATGGACTTATCTTGCTTCTGTAATGGATATTTATAGCAAAAAGATTATAGGATATGCTTATGATAAATCCATGACAGCAGAATTAGCTGTAAAAGCAGTTAAAAATGCTTGTTTAAATGTAAAAAACACAGAAGGCATTCTTCTTCATAGTGATTTAGGGACACAATATACCAGCCAACTATTTAAAGATTATTTATCTGAAAAAGGTATTATTCACTCCTTTAGCCGTAAGGGTAATCCTTATGATAATGCATGTATTGAATCTTTTCATTCTGTTTTAAAGAAAGAAGAAATACATCATCATAAATATTATGATTTCAAAATGGCTAGCAGAGCAGTCTTTGAATATATTGAATCTTGGTACAATAGAAAAAGGATTCATAGTTCAATTGGTTATATGACTCCTCAAGCAGTATATGAAGCTGCTTTGGGAATAGCATAA
- a CDS encoding adenylosuccinate synthase, whose product MSTVVVVGAQWGDEGKGKVIDYLAAESDVVVRGQGGNNAGHTVVVGDKKYALRLIPSGILYKDTTNIIGNGVVFDPEGFLKEIATLQKQGVSTDNIKISDRAHVIFPYHKYMDVLAENARGGEMIGTTKNGIGPCYMDKVERSGIRICDLMDQEIFIEKVSKQIDRKNEIIEKIYGEEKLNKQEIIDTYLEYAQKIRKYVDDTTVVLYDSIKEGKRVLFEGAQGALLDIDLGTYPYVTSSHPISGGFTVGAGVGPNMIEEVVGVVKAYTTRVGKGPFVTEQDNEIGDKIRVAGNEFGTVTGRPRRCGWFDGVMVKYASRINGVTSLSIMLLDVLTGLDKLYICTGYKLGDKIIEHFPASLKDLGKCEPVYEELEGWTEDITGCTTYEELPQNAKNYLQKIEELIGAPIKMVSVGPKRSQTIVREKIFK is encoded by the coding sequence ATGTCAACAGTAGTAGTAGTTGGTGCTCAATGGGGAGACGAGGGAAAAGGAAAGGTAATAGATTATCTGGCAGCAGAATCTGATGTAGTAGTAAGAGGCCAAGGTGGAAATAATGCAGGACATACAGTGGTTGTAGGAGATAAAAAGTATGCACTTCGCTTAATCCCGTCAGGAATTTTATATAAAGATACAACTAATATTATTGGAAATGGCGTTGTATTTGATCCAGAAGGTTTTTTAAAGGAAATAGCAACATTACAAAAACAAGGAGTTTCTACAGATAATATTAAAATTAGTGATAGAGCCCATGTGATTTTTCCATATCATAAATATATGGATGTATTAGCAGAAAATGCTCGTGGGGGAGAAATGATTGGAACTACTAAAAATGGTATTGGTCCTTGTTATATGGACAAAGTAGAAAGATCAGGAATTAGAATCTGTGATTTGATGGATCAAGAGATATTTATTGAAAAGGTATCTAAACAAATTGATAGAAAAAATGAAATCATTGAAAAAATTTATGGCGAAGAAAAGTTAAATAAACAAGAAATAATTGATACTTATTTAGAATATGCTCAAAAAATTAGAAAATATGTAGATGATACTACAGTTGTACTATATGATTCTATCAAAGAAGGAAAAAGAGTATTATTTGAAGGAGCTCAAGGGGCGCTTCTAGATATTGATCTAGGAACATATCCTTATGTAACAAGTTCTCATCCTATTTCTGGAGGATTTACTGTAGGCGCAGGAGTAGGACCTAATATGATTGAAGAGGTTGTAGGAGTTGTAAAAGCTTATACAACAAGAGTTGGAAAAGGACCTTTTGTTACAGAACAAGACAATGAAATTGGAGATAAAATAAGAGTTGCAGGAAATGAATTTGGAACTGTAACAGGACGACCAAGAAGATGTGGATGGTTTGATGGAGTTATGGTAAAATACGCTTCTAGAATCAATGGAGTAACATCTTTATCCATTATGCTTTTAGATGTTTTGACTGGACTAGATAAGCTTTATATTTGTACAGGTTATAAATTAGGAGATAAAATTATTGAACATTTCCCGGCAAGTCTTAAAGATTTAGGAAAATGTGAGCCTGTATACGAAGAGTTAGAAGGATGGACAGAAGATATTACAGGGTGTACAACTTATGAGGAGTTACCACAAAATGCGAAAAACTATCTTCAAAAAATCGAGGAATTGATAGGAGCTCCAATTAAGATGGTCTCTGTAGGCCCAAAAAGAAGTCAAACGATTGTAAGAGAAAAAATATTTAAATAA
- a CDS encoding DUF1858 domain-containing protein — MAKITKDMIIMQVLQMDRETAPIFMRHGLHCLGCPASSMESIEEAAAVHGLKLDDLMKDLNDHFEKSEK; from the coding sequence ATGGCAAAAATAACAAAAGATATGATTATTATGCAAGTATTACAAATGGATAGAGAAACAGCACCAATTTTTATGAGACATGGACTTCATTGCTTAGGATGTCCTGCGTCTTCTATGGAAAGCATTGAAGAAGCAGCAGCAGTACATGGATTAAAATTAGATGATTTAATGAAAGATTTAAATGATCATTTTGAAAAAAGCGAAAAATAA
- a CDS encoding GNAT family N-acetyltransferase: MRLRGEKVCIRDLDREDVDKMQCWGKHEDPLFFHYNFPKLSKRQRDEWYKQKTQKFTKRSFTIENKEGRVVGYFSIRDIKWIRKKSELGIVLDPDCINCGYGTETLLLFLDYYFKVLNMKSIVLRTAKFNERAIHCYLHCGFKKIKEDLDEFEDQYSEIFYNPLYTQFQKLFTDRNGKKMITYVYMENTKETFYQKFKGFFTKTMVSVE; the protein is encoded by the coding sequence ATGAGACTTAGGGGAGAGAAAGTATGTATCAGAGATTTGGACAGGGAAGATGTGGATAAAATGCAGTGTTGGGGGAAACATGAAGATCCATTGTTTTTTCATTATAATTTTCCCAAGTTAAGTAAAAGACAAAGAGATGAGTGGTATAAGCAAAAGACTCAGAAATTCACAAAAAGAAGTTTTACAATAGAAAACAAAGAAGGAAGAGTAGTAGGGTATTTTTCTATCAGAGATATAAAATGGATTCGAAAAAAAAGTGAATTAGGAATTGTTCTAGACCCGGATTGTATAAATTGTGGATATGGAACAGAAACTCTTCTTTTGTTTTTAGATTACTATTTTAAGGTATTAAATATGAAAAGTATTGTATTAAGAACGGCTAAGTTTAATGAAAGAGCGATCCATTGTTATTTACATTGTGGATTTAAAAAAATAAAAGAAGATTTAGATGAATTTGAAGATCAATATTCAGAAATATTTTATAATCCACTTTATACACAGTTTCAAAAGTTATTCACAGATAGAAATGGGAAGAAAATGATTACTTATGTGTATATGGAGAATACAAAAGAGACATTTTATCAAAAATTTAAAGGATTCTTCACAAAAACTATGGTGTCTGTGGAATAA
- a CDS encoding ferritin family protein codes for MAIGNLNELEILKIAKGIEEAGYDFYKSAQEKFEDEEIKNMFKYLALEELEHMKTFENIHNRVAEKLENNEIKECAYNEATTAFLRAISETAIFNVNGITLNKIENIYTVKEALYIGLQAEKDSILFYEAVLKNTKVDLTRKVLERLIKEEVKHLYKFKTLMDEMDE; via the coding sequence ATGGCAATTGGGAATTTAAATGAATTAGAAATACTAAAGATTGCAAAGGGTATTGAAGAAGCAGGATATGATTTTTATAAAAGTGCACAAGAAAAATTTGAAGATGAAGAAATAAAAAATATGTTTAAATATTTAGCATTAGAAGAATTGGAGCATATGAAAACTTTTGAAAATATTCATAATAGAGTAGCTGAAAAATTAGAAAATAATGAGATTAAAGAATGTGCATATAATGAAGCTACTACAGCTTTTCTCAGAGCCATTAGTGAAACGGCTATATTTAATGTAAATGGTATTACATTAAATAAAATTGAAAATATATATACTGTAAAAGAAGCATTATATATTGGGCTTCAAGCTGAAAAGGATTCTATTTTATTTTATGAAGCAGTTCTTAAAAATACAAAAGTAGATTTGACTCGTAAAGTATTAGAAAGACTTATTAAAGAAGAGGTAAAGCATTTATATAAATTTAAAACTTTGATGGATGAAATGGATGAATAA
- the dnaB gene encoding replicative DNA helicase has product MEYLGKIPPHNIDAEQSVLGSMILDRDAIIETSEIIKEEDFYKQAHKEIFDAILSLYNRDEPVDLVTLSEELTQRQTLENIGGITYLTSLSSAVPTTTNVKYYAKIVEEKSILRKLIKASSEIIEKGYQGEEEVNSILDLAEKSIFDISQNKSREGFAPIKEVLLESFDKIEQLYQNKGGITGLTTGFTDIDRKTSGLQRSDLILVAARPSMGKTAFSLNVAQNAAIKGEASVAVFSLEMSKEQLVQRMLSAESHIEIQKIRTGTLNEDEWPRLAKAMGPLAQAKIFIDDTPGITVMEMKAKCRRLKIEQGLDMVLIDYLQLMSGDGKNESRQQEISTISRSLKGLAREMDCPVVALSQLSRAPEMRADHRPILSDLRESGAIEQDADIVMFLYRDEYYHPDSDKKNIGEVIIAKQRNGSTGTVELAWLGQFTKFANLDKFRE; this is encoded by the coding sequence ATGGAATATTTGGGTAAAATTCCACCTCATAATATAGATGCAGAACAATCCGTATTAGGATCTATGATCCTAGATCGGGATGCAATTATAGAGACATCGGAAATTATTAAAGAAGAAGATTTTTATAAACAAGCCCATAAAGAAATTTTTGATGCCATTTTATCTTTATACAATAGAGATGAGCCTGTAGATTTAGTTACATTATCAGAAGAATTAACACAAAGACAAACTCTAGAGAATATTGGAGGCATTACTTATTTAACAAGTTTATCCTCAGCTGTTCCTACGACTACCAATGTAAAATACTATGCTAAAATTGTAGAGGAAAAGTCCATTCTTAGGAAACTTATAAAGGCTTCTTCTGAAATTATTGAAAAAGGATATCAAGGCGAAGAAGAAGTTAATTCTATTTTGGATCTGGCAGAAAAAAGTATATTCGATATTTCTCAAAATAAATCTAGAGAAGGATTTGCTCCTATTAAAGAAGTACTTTTAGAAAGTTTTGATAAAATTGAGCAGCTTTATCAAAACAAAGGAGGAATCACAGGGCTTACAACTGGATTTACAGATATAGATAGAAAAACAAGTGGACTTCAAAGATCAGATCTTATTTTGGTAGCAGCAAGACCAAGTATGGGAAAGACAGCTTTTTCGTTAAATGTTGCACAAAATGCAGCTATAAAAGGGGAAGCATCTGTTGCTGTATTTAGTCTTGAGATGTCAAAGGAACAGCTTGTACAACGTATGCTTAGTGCAGAATCTCATATAGAAATTCAAAAGATTCGGACAGGTACTTTGAATGAAGATGAATGGCCAAGGCTTGCAAAAGCTATGGGACCATTGGCACAGGCTAAGATTTTTATTGATGATACGCCAGGAATTACGGTCATGGAAATGAAAGCCAAATGTAGAAGGTTAAAGATAGAACAAGGATTAGATATGGTGCTTATAGATTATCTACAACTTATGTCTGGAGATGGAAAAAACGAAAGTAGACAACAAGAGATTTCTACTATTTCAAGATCGTTAAAGGGGTTAGCTCGAGAAATGGACTGTCCTGTAGTAGCTTTATCTCAGCTTTCAAGGGCTCCAGAGATGAGAGCAGATCATAGACCTATTCTTTCTGATTTAAGAGAATCAGGAGCTATTGAGCAAGATGCAGATATTGTTATGTTTTTATATAGGGATGAATATTATCATCCAGATAGTGACAAAAAAAATATAGGAGAAGTGATTATTGCAAAGCAACGTAATGGTTCAACTGGAACTGTAGAGTTGGCTTGGCTTGGACAATTTACTAAATTTGCGAATCTTGATAAATTTAGAGAATAA
- the rplI gene encoding 50S ribosomal protein L9, whose protein sequence is MKVILLKDVKGLGKKGDVVNASDGHARNYLVPRGLAKEATQGNVKVLNMQKAHEEKKKQEELDEAKALAEKISKLTVTLTGKAGDGGKLFGSITSKDIADGLQKQHKIKIDKRKIQLDQPLKSLGAIFVEVKVYPEVTGKMRVEVKEA, encoded by the coding sequence ATGAAAGTAATTTTATTAAAAGATGTAAAAGGATTAGGAAAAAAAGGTGATGTAGTGAATGCTAGTGATGGGCATGCAAGAAACTATCTTGTTCCAAGAGGACTTGCAAAAGAAGCTACACAAGGAAATGTAAAGGTTTTAAATATGCAAAAGGCTCATGAGGAAAAGAAAAAGCAAGAAGAACTAGATGAAGCAAAAGCACTAGCAGAAAAAATTTCAAAATTAACAGTGACTTTAACAGGCAAAGCTGGTGATGGTGGAAAGTTATTTGGATCTATTACTTCAAAGGATATTGCTGATGGATTACAAAAACAACATAAGATTAAAATAGATAAAAGAAAAATCCAATTAGATCAACCACTTAAATCATTAGGAGCAATATTTGTAGAAGTAAAGGTATATCCTGAAGTAACGGGGAAAATGCGTGTAGAAGTAAAAGAAGCATAA
- a CDS encoding DHH family phosphoesterase translates to MGNKRFSKVFIPDTKIHLWIMTLLVMIIAYYNLVIGSIGVLLLIYFVYYNLKIQYNRKEIWTKYIEDLSYNMDSVTKHAVLNMPIPLVVIEFDGTVSWYNAKFSEMIHTKDILEKSIEDLIGSLHMNEIFEQKEDHIIEVDIQEKHYKVLYNIVKTSKVYDGRYMIMLYFIDHTNFENLKVKYNEEKPVVMLVQVDNYDDVLKDTEEEDRPLVVAEINKKISIWGSRMNAIVKQYQKDQYVMIVENQYLDILETKKFTILDEVREIQMGNKIPITLSIGVGVNGKTLSQLYEYAKAAMDLALGRGGDQAVVKKISTLNFYGGKTKAVEKRNKVKARVIAHALRQLIDQSKFVVIMGHKFPDMDSLGAALGVYRAATNREKEAYIILDGVNEAVKNLWDHIKEQGNYHFITSEEAMSKMSEEALLVVVDTHKPSFTQCPEILNKGQRIVLIDHHRRGSEFIDQAVLTYLEPYASSTCELVSEILQYMDEKINIEKIEAEALLAGISVDTKNFSFKTGVRTFEAASWLRRVGADTTNVRQLFQDDLKTFVAIADVVKNAKAIRKNIALSICSKEIENTSLVVAQAADELLNIRGITASFVLGVRENDEIIISGRSLGDISVQLILEKLGGGGHLTVAGTQLMGITVEEATAMLEKAIEEYLEEGEES, encoded by the coding sequence ATGGGGAATAAAAGGTTTAGCAAGGTATTTATACCAGATACAAAAATTCATCTTTGGATTATGACTTTGTTAGTTATGATTATTGCTTATTACAATTTAGTCATAGGAAGTATAGGTGTTTTGTTACTGATTTATTTTGTTTATTATAATTTAAAGATTCAATATAATAGAAAAGAGATATGGACCAAATATATTGAGGATTTATCTTATAATATGGATTCTGTTACAAAGCATGCAGTACTTAATATGCCTATTCCATTAGTAGTCATTGAATTTGATGGAACTGTTAGCTGGTATAATGCCAAATTTTCAGAAATGATTCATACTAAAGATATATTAGAAAAAAGTATAGAGGATTTAATTGGTTCTCTTCATATGAATGAAATTTTTGAACAAAAAGAGGATCATATTATTGAAGTAGATATACAAGAAAAACATTATAAAGTATTGTATAATATTGTAAAAACCTCTAAAGTATATGATGGAAGATATATGATCATGCTCTACTTTATAGATCATACCAATTTTGAAAACTTAAAAGTAAAATATAATGAAGAAAAACCTGTAGTTATGCTTGTACAGGTAGATAATTATGATGATGTCTTAAAAGATACAGAAGAAGAAGATAGACCTTTAGTGGTTGCAGAGATTAACAAAAAAATTAGCATTTGGGGATCTAGGATGAATGCTATTGTTAAGCAATATCAAAAGGATCAATATGTGATGATTGTAGAGAACCAATACTTAGATATTTTAGAAACTAAAAAATTTACTATTTTAGATGAAGTGAGAGAAATTCAAATGGGAAACAAAATTCCCATTACTTTAAGTATTGGAGTAGGAGTAAATGGCAAGACACTAAGCCAGCTTTATGAATATGCAAAAGCTGCCATGGATTTAGCATTAGGTAGAGGTGGAGATCAAGCTGTTGTAAAAAAGATAAGTACTCTCAACTTTTATGGAGGAAAAACAAAGGCTGTTGAAAAAAGAAATAAAGTAAAAGCAAGGGTCATTGCCCATGCTTTAAGACAACTTATAGATCAATCTAAGTTTGTGGTGATTATGGGTCACAAATTTCCAGATATGGATAGTCTAGGTGCCGCATTAGGTGTATATAGGGCAGCCACAAATAGAGAAAAAGAAGCATACATTATTTTAGATGGAGTGAACGAAGCAGTTAAAAATCTATGGGATCATATCAAAGAACAAGGAAATTATCATTTTATTACAAGTGAAGAGGCAATGAGTAAAATGAGTGAAGAAGCGCTTTTGGTTGTAGTAGATACCCATAAACCAAGCTTTACTCAATGTCCAGAGATTTTAAATAAAGGGCAAAGAATTGTTTTAATTGATCATCATAGACGAGGGTCAGAGTTTATAGATCAAGCAGTACTTACTTATCTAGAACCCTATGCTTCATCTACTTGTGAGTTGGTTTCTGAAATATTACAATATATGGATGAAAAAATAAATATTGAAAAAATAGAAGCGGAAGCTTTATTAGCTGGAATTAGTGTAGATACAAAAAATTTCTCTTTTAAGACAGGAGTAAGAACATTTGAAGCGGCTTCTTGGCTTAGAAGAGTAGGAGCAGATACAACAAATGTCAGGCAGTTATTTCAAGATGATTTAAAGACTTTTGTGGCTATTGCCGATGTAGTAAAAAATGCAAAAGCTATAAGAAAAAATATTGCATTGTCTATTTGTTCCAAAGAAATAGAAAACACCTCTTTAGTAGTTGCTCAAGCTGCTGATGAGTTATTGAATATAAGAGGGATTACAGCATCTTTTGTATTGGGTGTTCGTGAAAATGACGAAATCATTATTAGTGGAAGATCCCTTGGAGATATTAGTGTTCAATTAATACTTGAAAAACTTGGAGGAGGAGGCCACTTAACAGTGGCAGGAACTCAACTTATGGGAATTACTGTAGAAGAAGCTACAGCTATGTTAGAAAAAGCCATTGAAGAATATTTGGAGGAAGGTGAGGAATCATGA